In the genome of Drosophila pseudoobscura strain MV-25-SWS-2005 chromosome 3, UCI_Dpse_MV25, whole genome shotgun sequence, one region contains:
- the pain gene encoding transient receptor potential cation channel protein painless, whose product MSSNNCGFIDPQGQLSAALANRDIREFHTALDSGAQANRQDDRHTTLYEKALSTPGCAQFIEACLSHGCNVNYINQKLNKAAISYAADSRDPSNLAVLLRHGGVQVDRKYSQLTPLNSLAKNLTAENASQVGSCIQLLLEYGASPNLVDQGEFTPLHHVLKNRKIEAGTKLELIRLFLKQPQLDIDSYRNGQVRQMLRDQYPELPLPELREAGAEIDCERLLRTLRDGDENQFEQQFAEYHQNVSGNADNQCNANQEEYQSLLAESIKRGKQRAFEAILETGININPSKLSDISPVELAVIWGNHRALEKLLKHPQLRLTSHSKLLNAVISRLGEQPLDDFCDHQRCFQLLLESDRVDINEADKAGLVPLSYAVKYRNTKVAQELLRQGAYIGARSAFGDLPIQEMDPKVLEEHFDSCITTNGEKPGDQSFEIIINYKNLMRRQRESGQSDRRSIGHPHQLEDEMTPIAYIADSKELRYLLQHPLISSFLFLKWHRLSVIFYLNFLLYSLFTASIITHTLLKFHESDHTALTALFGLFSWIGIVYLIIREVIQLAMSPLLYFRSITNLMEVALIVLSILTCMEASYDKETQRILAVFTILLVSVEFCLLVGSLPVLSISTHMLMLRAVSSSFIKSFALYSIFVLTFSLCFYILFGKPQVDSSSPKDSTPEPAKKGEDDGHFNTFSVPIEALIKTIVMLTGEFDAGDIKFDSVYTYLIFLLFVFFMTIVLFNLLNGLAVSDTQAIKAQAELNGAIVRTNLLTRYEQVLTGRDGHAIVGSEPFRSICQRLMNVYPNYLTLRQISVLPNDGNKVLIPMSDGFELQPLNGKSPASFQPLPTSATQKKKLLDPPVKLLPCCCSVMNGKCAQIDGRTVKLALALIDQKSNTEQRRQRDQISDRRLQIIEHKLENLQFIEQKLDHLLQVLQERT is encoded by the exons ATGAGCTCTAACAACTGCGGTTTCATCGATCCGCAGGGCCAGTTGAGCGCAGCCCTCGCTAATCGGGACATACGGGAATTCCACACTGCCCTGGACAGCGGTGCCCAGGCCAATCGCCAGGACGATCGACACACCACCCTTTACGAGAAGGCGCTGTCCACACCAGGATGCGCCCAGTTCATTGAGGCCTGCCTGTCCCACGGCTGCAATGTGAACTAT ATAAATCAAAAGCTAAATAAGGCCGCCATTAGCTATGCCGCAGACTCACGGGATCCATCGAATCTGGCCGTGCTATTGCGTCATGGTGGTGTCCAGGTGGATCGGAAATACAGCCAGTTGACGCCTCTCAACTCGCTGGCCAAGAACCTCACAGCGGAGAATGCCTCTCAGGTGGGCTCCTGcattcagctgctgctcgagtACGGAGCCTCTCCGAATTTGGTGGATCAGGGCGAGTTCACGCCCCTCCACCATGTGCTGAAAAATAGAAAGATTGAGGCAGGCACTAAGCTGGAGCTGATCCGACTTTTCCTGAAACAACCACAGTTGGACATTGACAGCTATCGGAACGGGCAGGTACGCCAGATGCTGAGGGATCAGTATCCGGAACTGCCGTTGCCGGAGCTGCGCGAGGCCGGAGCAGAGATCGACTGCGAGCGACTCCTCCGCACGCTGCGGGACGGTGACGAGAACCAGTTCGAGCAACAGTTTGCGGAGTACCACCAGAACGTCAGCGGAAACGCAGACAACCAATGCAACGCCAACCAGGAGGAGTATCAGTCCCTCCTGGCGGAGAGTATCAAGCGGGGCAAGCAGCGAGCCTTTGAGGCCATCCTCGAGACGGGAATCAACATTAATCCTTCAAAATTGAGCGACATCAGCCCCGTGGAGTTGGCCgtaatctggggcaaccacaggGCGCTAGAGAAGCTGTTGAAGCATCCGCAGTTGAGGCTGACATCGCATTCCAAGCTGCTGAACGCGGTTATCAGTCGTCTGGGTGAGCAGCCGCTGGACGACTTCTGTGACCACCAGCGCTgcttccagctgctgctcgagaGCGATCGTGTGGACATCAATGAGGCGGACAAGGCTGGCCTGGTGCCACTCTCCTATGCGGTCAAGTATCGCAACACAAAGGTGGCACAGGAGCTGCTACGACAGGGAGCGTACATCGGGGCGAGAAGCGCGTTCGGAGATCTTCCCATACAGGAGATGGACCCGAAAGTGCTGGAGGAGCACTTCGATTCCTGCATCACCACCAACGGGGAGAAGCCCGGTGACCAGAGTTTCGAGATCATCATCAACTACAAGAATCTGATGAGACGCCAGCGAGAGTCCGGGCAGTCGGACAGGCGGAGCATTGGCCATCCTCACCAATTGGAGGACGAGATGACTCCAATCGCATACATCGCCGATTCCAAGGAGCTGCGTTACCTGCTGCAGCACCCGCTAATCTCGAGTTTCCTCTTCCTCAAGTGGCACCGCCTCTCGGTGATCTTCTATCTGAACTTTCTACTTTACTCTCTCTTCACTGCCTCCATTATCACGCATACGCTCCTTAAGTTCCACGAAAGCGACCACACGGCCCTGACTGCCCTCTTCGGCCTGTTCTCTTGGATAGGGATTGTGTATCTCATCATCCGAGAGGTCATACAGCTTGCCATGTCGCCGCTGCTGTACTTCAGGTCCATCACGAACCTGATGGAGGTGGCTCTCATTGTCTTGTCGATCCTAACCTGCATGGAAGCCAGCTACGACAAGGAGACGCAGCGCATACTGGCCGTCTTCACCATTCTGCTGGTGTCCGTGGAGTTCTGCCTGCTGGTTGGCTCCCTGCCAGTACTCTCAATTTCGACGCACATGCTCATGCTGCGCGCCGTCTCCAGCAGCTTTATCAAGAGCTTTGCTCTCTACTCGATCTTTGTGCTTACGTTTAGTCTGTGCTTCTACATACTGTTTGGCAAGCCCCAGGTGGATTCCTCCTCTCCGAAGGACAGCACGCCAGAGCCAGCAAAGAAGGGAGAAGATGATGGTCACTTCAACACCTTCTCCGTGCCCATCGAGGCGCTCATCAAGACGATTGTGATGCTCACGGGAGAATTTGATGCCGGTGACATAAAGTTTGACAGCGTCTACACTTACCTCATCTTCCTGCTCTTTGTGTTCTTCATGACCATTGTGCTGTTCAATCTTCTGAATGGTCTGGCTGTCAGCGATACTCAG GCCATCAAGGCCCAGGCGGAACTGAACGGCGCCATTGTCCGCACCAATCTTCTGACCCGCTACGAGCAAGTTCTCACTGGCCGAGATGGACACGCTATTGTGGGGAGTGAACCCTTCCGCAGCATCTGCCAGCGATTGATGAACGTCTACCCCAACTACCTGACTTTGCGCCAGATCTCAGTGCTGCCCAACGACGGTAACAAGGTGCTGATACCCATGAGCGATGGCTTCGAGCTGCAGCCCCTGAATGGCAAGAGCCCAGCCAGCTTCCAGCCACTGCCCACGAGCGCCACGCAGAAGAAGAAGCTGCTTGATCCACCGGTGAAGCtgctgccctgctgctgctccgtgATGAACGGCAAGTGCGCCCAGATCGATGGCCGGACCGTGAAGCTAGCCCTGGCCCTCATCGATCAAAAGTCCAATACTGAGCAGAGGCGCCAGCGGGACCAGATAAGCGATCGTCGACTGCAGATCATCGAGCACAAGTTGGAGAATCTGCAGTTTATCGAACAGAAACTGGACCATCTGCTGCAGGTGCTACAGGAGCGCACTTGA